From a single Nicotiana tomentosiformis chromosome 2, ASM39032v3, whole genome shotgun sequence genomic region:
- the LOC104095830 gene encoding gibberellin 2-beta-dioxygenase, protein MVVLTQPLVENLSHIKTCKNNNTDVFTGIPVIDLLDPEVNTLIIKACQEFGFFKVVNHGVPVETMTKLESEAVNFFNLSQVEKDKAGPANPFGYGNKRIGSNGDMGWVEYLLLTTNPDLSYQKSFAIPGNSHLFWSLVNEYVSAVRNLACLVLEKIAEGLRIEPKNVLSKMLRDEKSDSCFRLNHYPPCPELLHTLSGRNLIGFGEHTDPQVISVVRSNNTSGLQISLRDGTWLSVPPDPYSFFINVDDSLQVMSNGRFRSVRHRVLADSMKSRVSMIYFGGPPLSEKIAPLSCLMEEGEESLYNEFTWCEYKKSAYKTRLGDNRLTLFEKKPQPNPATSAAQ, encoded by the exons ATGGTGGTTTTAACTCAGCCACTTGTAGAAAATTTATCTCACATAAAAACATGCAAGAATAACAACACTGATGTTTTCACTGGTATTCCAGTGATAGACTTATTAGACCCTGAAGTCAACACCCTTATTATTAAAGCTTGTCAAGAATTTGGATTTTTCAAGGTGGTGAATCATGGTGTCCCTGTTGAAACCATGACCAAATTAGAAAGTGAAGCTGTCAACTTCTTTAACTTGTCCCAAGTTGAGAAAGACAAAGCCGGTCCAGCTAACCCTTTTGGCTATGGTAACAAAAGAATTGGCTCAAATGGTGATATGGGTTGGGTTGAATATTTATTACTCACAACTAACCCTGATCTTAGTTACCAAAAATCCTTCGCTATTCCCGGAAATTCTCATCTTTTCTG GTCATTGGTGAATGAGTATGTAAGTGCAGTGAGAAATTTGGCATGTTTGGTGCTGGAAAAGATTGCAGAAGGGTTGAGAATTGAACCAAAGAATGTGCTAAGTAAGATGTTAAGGGATGAGAAAAGTGACTCATGTTTTAGGCTAAATCACTATCCACCATGTCCAGAGTTGCTCCATACATTGAGTGGTAGAAATTTGATTGGTTTTGGAGAGCACACAGACCCACAAGTAATATCTGTTGTTAGGTCTAACAACACAAGTGGACTCCAAATCTCACTCAGAGATGGGACATGGCTCTCTGTCCCACCTGATCCTTACTCCTTTTTCATCAATGTGGATGACTCCTTACAG GTGATGAGTAATGGAAGGTTTAGGAGTGTAAGGCACAGAGTGTTGGCAGATAGTATGAAATCCAGGGTGTCTATGATTTATTTTGGAGGGCCACCTCTGAGTGAAAAGATAGCACCTTTATCATGTTTAATGGAAGAAGGAGAAGAAAGTTTGTACAATGAGTTCACATGGTGTGAATACAAGAAGTCAGCTTACAAGACAAGGTTGGGTGATAATAGACTGACCCTCTTTGAAAAGAAACCACAACCAAATCCTGCTACTTCTGCTGCCCAATGA